A region from the Gemmatimonas aurantiaca genome encodes:
- a CDS encoding HigA family addiction module antitoxin: protein MTPKLAPIHPGEILLAEFLEPLALSQYRLAQDLSVPPRRINEIVHGKRAITADTALRLGRYFGTSAQFWLNLQTRFDLEVERDRLGSRLGTEVAVYSAAS from the coding sequence ATGACACCCAAGCTCGCTCCTATCCACCCTGGCGAGATCCTGCTGGCGGAGTTCCTCGAGCCGCTCGCCCTCTCGCAATACCGGCTAGCACAGGACCTGTCGGTGCCGCCGCGCCGCATCAACGAGATCGTGCATGGCAAGCGCGCCATTACGGCGGATACCGCGCTGCGTCTGGGCCGCTATTTCGGCACCTCCGCGCAGTTTTGGCTCAACCTACAGACCCGGTTTGATCTGGAAGTCGAGCGTGATCGTCTCGGTTCGCGCCTCGGCACGGAAGTCGCGGTGTACTCGGCGGCCAGCTAA
- a CDS encoding type II toxin-antitoxin system RelE/ParE family toxin, translating into MIASFADRDSERLFDRQPVRRFPPSLRGVMLRKLLVLDAAVALEELRVPPGNRLEKLKGDRAGQHSIRVNQQWRVCFRWKDGAAHDVEIVDYH; encoded by the coding sequence ATGATCGCCAGTTTCGCCGATCGCGATAGTGAGCGGCTTTTTGATCGCCAGCCTGTGCGGCGGTTTCCGCCCTCGTTGCGGGGCGTGATGCTCCGCAAACTACTGGTGCTCGATGCTGCGGTCGCGCTCGAGGAACTGCGGGTACCGCCCGGGAATCGCTTGGAGAAGCTCAAGGGCGATCGGGCGGGGCAGCACAGCATTCGCGTCAACCAACAGTGGCGAGTCTGCTTCCGCTGGAAGGACGGCGCGGCGCACGACGTCGAGATCGTGGACTATCACTGA
- a CDS encoding protein kinase → MNLKLGRLLGDGAYSDVYAAEDEIGRSVAVKIIRPDRDADSVALGHAKILAKADHPNIVRVLSVESIEDPVDPSRRVQAIVMEQVEGETLFSLLLQDRLELSIARSIGLGVMDALLHLHEKGVAHGDLHTENVMIADGSAKLIDLLYITNGSHLTTRTFEERVRRDTLSARLVLQELLQQVKEPPGLAKSFNDSLDIAVSASGLRSSFDQKTNGAITADSTEAVSYGLQLVLDEAFVEGDEYAEAVLETLPFTTAPNLLLALIEGGHVRDVHRAIIRILHAKCLPHIRERIAEFLSDVLTAEVPNGNWVNHLRALLYLGADGWEALTPLCRLRLENAIVKDTLNGRVDLFSPVRVRGGSLGTWANSLYPRFRNRDALVGALVGLLEQNWYTQNYVADYFMSVLPKIASTEGHRRALISALRSAVQNDAKVVKQKLTVLPQEWQDAVRAR, encoded by the coding sequence ATGAACCTGAAACTTGGCCGACTACTAGGTGATGGAGCGTATAGTGATGTGTATGCGGCCGAAGATGAGATTGGCCGCAGTGTCGCGGTGAAAATAATTCGGCCTGATCGAGATGCAGACAGCGTTGCACTTGGCCATGCAAAGATTCTCGCAAAGGCTGATCACCCGAACATTGTGCGCGTGCTGAGCGTAGAGAGTATCGAAGATCCCGTTGATCCATCTCGGCGAGTCCAGGCTATAGTGATGGAGCAGGTTGAAGGAGAGACGTTGTTTAGTCTCTTACTTCAGGATCGATTAGAACTGTCTATCGCGCGAAGCATTGGGCTCGGAGTTATGGATGCACTACTCCATCTTCACGAGAAGGGCGTGGCGCATGGAGATCTACATACCGAGAATGTCATGATTGCGGATGGCTCGGCAAAGCTTATCGACTTGCTCTACATCACCAATGGAAGCCATCTAACCACTAGGACATTCGAGGAACGTGTAAGAAGAGACACTCTCAGTGCCCGCCTGGTCCTCCAAGAGTTGCTCCAGCAAGTAAAAGAGCCGCCAGGACTGGCGAAATCTTTCAACGATTCTCTAGACATCGCAGTTAGTGCATCAGGTCTTCGATCGTCCTTTGATCAGAAAACAAACGGGGCAATTACAGCAGATTCCACAGAAGCAGTGAGCTATGGGCTGCAACTCGTTCTTGATGAGGCCTTTGTTGAAGGCGATGAATATGCAGAGGCTGTTCTCGAGACGTTGCCATTTACGACTGCACCAAATCTGCTGCTTGCGCTTATAGAAGGAGGTCACGTTCGGGATGTGCATCGCGCAATTATTCGCATCCTACACGCGAAGTGCTTACCACATATTCGCGAGCGCATTGCAGAATTCTTGAGCGATGTTCTTACAGCAGAGGTGCCGAACGGCAATTGGGTGAATCATCTACGCGCTTTGTTGTATTTGGGCGCAGATGGTTGGGAAGCACTCACTCCGCTCTGCAGGCTGCGACTTGAGAACGCGATTGTCAAGGACACGCTCAATGGCAGGGTTGATCTCTTTAGTCCAGTTCGGGTACGCGGAGGTTCTCTCGGTACATGGGCGAACTCACTTTACCCTCGATTCAGAAACCGAGACGCATTGGTCGGCGCACTTGTTGGTCTACTGGAACAAAACTGGTACACTCAAAATTACGTCGCTGACTATTTCATGTCAGTGTTGCCGAAGATTGCCTCCACGGAGGGGCACCGAAGAGCACTGATCTCCGCTTTGCGATCGGCGGTGCAGAACGACGCTAAAGTTGTAAAGCAAAAGCTCACGGTTCTTCCGCAGGAGTGGCAGGATGCTGTAAGAGCAAGATAG
- a CDS encoding IS481 family transposase, translating into MEERLQFVRDALSDRFTMSELCARYGISRRIGYKWLARYEAEGRPGLRDRSRAPHECPHRIPKAVEALLLQERQAHPFWGARKLLKVLETRYPKIERWPAASTAADLLARHGLVQKRRRRRPSMHPGVVRPTTAAPNDLWTADFKGQFRTGNRVYCYPLTIADQHTRFLLECRGLLSTQTVTAKPVFERVFREHGLPIAMRTDNGVPFATQAIHGLSYLNVWWMQLGIAHQRIRPGCPQENGAHERMHRTLKRQAIKPVRATCAAQQRNFDAFRREYNTERPHERLGQETPASQYRDSPRPYPERLPIPDYPGHFLVKKVTTGGTFRFRDRLLYLANAMVDQHIGLEETDDGIWAIHFNMVLLATFDERDYRITG; encoded by the coding sequence ATGGAGGAGCGTCTGCAATTCGTGCGGGACGCGCTGAGTGATCGCTTCACGATGAGCGAGCTCTGTGCGCGCTACGGCATCAGCCGACGGATCGGGTACAAGTGGCTGGCGCGCTATGAGGCGGAGGGGCGACCCGGACTGCGGGATCGCAGTCGTGCGCCGCATGAGTGCCCCCATCGCATTCCAAAGGCGGTGGAGGCCCTGCTGCTCCAGGAGCGGCAGGCGCATCCGTTCTGGGGAGCGCGCAAGCTGCTCAAGGTCCTAGAGACCCGGTATCCGAAAATTGAGCGATGGCCAGCGGCCAGCACCGCCGCGGATCTGCTCGCGCGGCACGGCCTCGTACAGAAACGTCGCCGCCGTCGGCCGTCGATGCATCCTGGTGTGGTGCGGCCCACCACGGCCGCGCCGAATGATTTGTGGACGGCCGATTTCAAGGGCCAGTTCCGCACGGGGAATCGGGTCTACTGCTATCCGCTGACCATCGCGGACCAGCACACGCGCTTCCTCCTCGAGTGTCGCGGCCTGCTGTCCACGCAAACGGTGACGGCCAAACCCGTGTTTGAGCGTGTGTTTCGTGAGCATGGCCTGCCCATCGCGATGCGTACCGACAACGGCGTCCCGTTTGCCACGCAGGCCATTCATGGTCTCTCGTACCTGAACGTGTGGTGGATGCAGCTCGGTATCGCGCACCAACGTATTCGCCCAGGCTGTCCGCAAGAGAACGGGGCGCACGAGCGCATGCATCGCACGCTCAAGCGCCAAGCGATCAAGCCGGTGCGCGCCACTTGTGCCGCCCAGCAGCGCAACTTCGACGCCTTTCGCCGCGAATACAACACCGAGCGACCGCACGAGCGGCTGGGTCAGGAAACGCCGGCGTCGCAGTACCGGGACTCCCCGCGCCCCTATCCGGAGCGGCTGCCGATCCCGGACTACCCAGGGCACTTCCTGGTCAAGAAGGTGACGACGGGCGGCACCTTTCGCTTCCGCGATCGCTTGCTGTATCTCGCCAACGCGATGGTCGATCAGCACATTGGACTGGAAGAAACCGATGACGGCATCTGGGCGATCCACTTCAACATGGTCCTGCTCGCCACCTTCGACGAGCGCGACTATCGGATCACGGGGTAA
- a CDS encoding DUF5677 domain-containing protein has translation MAKDDVEFDHGADEITRRFTAAIPEIVQEGAKAIADRMEKRTGKLLRQLRRDRSGFRRRLHDRWADGLDRLEVLVHTAVEFGHEMHERIRKDEVLGKNPIVCALHRLHARACRVCGEILALLESGYPDGAHARWRTLHEIAVVAMFLRQSESDVAERYLLHDAVGASRAAHQFEEHVAALGWDPVPPNELAELRSRHDELIARFGKSFGGDYGWACAALDKERVTLADIEAHLDLKRWRPFYRWASEAVHAGPGGLRALGVTAAQDDILLAGSVNHGLADPGQNAALSLEMATVAFAQVLPSVDHRLYAETFIVLARRCQSAFMDCHRSMENARESDEQQ, from the coding sequence GTGGCTAAGGACGACGTCGAATTCGATCACGGCGCGGACGAAATCACTCGGCGATTCACGGCTGCAATCCCCGAGATTGTTCAGGAAGGCGCCAAAGCGATCGCCGATAGAATGGAGAAGAGGACCGGCAAACTCCTGCGCCAGCTTCGACGCGACAGGTCTGGCTTTCGGCGACGATTGCACGATCGTTGGGCAGACGGACTGGATCGGCTTGAGGTGCTAGTACACACCGCCGTCGAGTTCGGCCATGAAATGCACGAGCGAATACGCAAGGATGAAGTGTTAGGCAAGAATCCCATCGTCTGTGCATTGCATCGCCTTCACGCACGGGCGTGTCGGGTGTGCGGTGAAATCCTGGCTCTACTGGAATCGGGATATCCAGATGGTGCTCACGCCCGTTGGCGCACGCTTCACGAGATCGCTGTTGTAGCGATGTTCCTGCGCCAAAGTGAATCCGACGTCGCGGAACGCTACTTGCTGCATGACGCTGTGGGCGCTAGTCGCGCGGCCCACCAGTTCGAAGAGCACGTCGCGGCGCTCGGTTGGGATCCTGTCCCTCCGAACGAATTGGCTGAACTACGGTCAAGGCACGACGAGCTCATTGCCCGATTCGGAAAGTCATTCGGCGGCGACTATGGGTGGGCGTGCGCTGCGCTCGATAAAGAACGTGTTACTCTGGCCGATATTGAAGCGCATCTCGATCTCAAACGATGGCGGCCATTCTATCGATGGGCAAGCGAAGCCGTCCACGCTGGCCCAGGCGGACTACGAGCCCTCGGCGTAACCGCTGCACAAGATGATATTCTGCTTGCTGGGAGCGTGAATCATGGACTTGCTGACCCCGGGCAAAATGCCGCGCTATCACTGGAGATGGCGACGGTGGCGTTCGCGCAAGTGCTACCATCGGTCGACCACAGGCTGTATGCGGAGACGTTCATAGTACTGGCGCGTCGATGTCAGTCAGCATTCATGGACTGTCACCGTTCGATGGAGAATGCTCGTGAATCCGACGAGCAACAGTGA
- a CDS encoding AAA family ATPase — protein sequence MWIVSVINYKGGVGKTTTTANLAAELAWRGQRVLLIDLDPQASLTFSLVTPDEWERDLAASKTIKSWFDAFMNKSTGALTDLVVTPRRAAAVLRGKGKLDLIASHLGLINVDLELATELGGATLKQSKLNYLKVHRRLADGLSQIADDSYDIVLIDCPPNFNVVTKTAIVASDFVLIPAKPDYLSTLGIDYLQRNLNELVESYNEYANLEGTAGVARISPEILGIVFTMVQIYGGQPIAAIRPFIAKTKKLGTHVFDAHIRENKTIFGDAPQIGLPVVLHRYSSGTHNDVVLGLEEFVDQFQARLAHWSPA from the coding sequence ATGTGGATCGTATCTGTGATCAACTACAAGGGCGGCGTCGGCAAAACGACTACGACCGCTAACTTGGCGGCCGAACTTGCGTGGCGAGGCCAGCGGGTTCTCCTGATCGACCTCGATCCGCAAGCAAGCCTCACATTCTCGCTGGTTACGCCCGACGAGTGGGAGCGCGATCTGGCAGCCTCCAAAACGATCAAGTCGTGGTTTGACGCCTTCATGAATAAGTCGACTGGCGCGCTCACCGACCTAGTGGTCACTCCAAGACGAGCGGCCGCTGTCTTGAGGGGAAAAGGAAAGCTTGACCTAATTGCGTCGCATTTGGGACTGATAAACGTAGATCTTGAACTCGCCACTGAGCTGGGCGGAGCGACTCTAAAGCAGAGCAAGCTCAACTACCTTAAGGTCCATCGCCGTCTTGCAGATGGTCTCAGTCAGATCGCGGACGATTCATATGATATCGTGCTTATCGACTGCCCTCCGAACTTCAATGTCGTAACAAAAACCGCGATCGTAGCCAGCGATTTCGTGCTCATCCCAGCAAAGCCAGACTATCTCTCAACGCTTGGTATTGATTACCTGCAGCGAAATCTCAATGAGCTCGTTGAATCGTACAACGAGTATGCCAACCTTGAAGGGACTGCAGGTGTCGCACGGATCTCGCCAGAGATCTTGGGCATAGTGTTTACGATGGTGCAGATCTACGGTGGCCAACCGATTGCGGCTATTCGCCCGTTCATTGCGAAGACGAAGAAGCTTGGAACGCATGTGTTCGATGCCCACATCAGAGAGAACAAGACTATTTTCGGGGACGCTCCCCAAATTGGTCTGCCCGTCGTCCTTCACAGGTATAGCTCTGGGACTCACAACGACGTCGTCCTCGGTCTCGAAGAATTCGTCGACCAGTTTCAGGCAAGACTAGCACACTGGAGCCCAGCATGA
- a CDS encoding addiction module antidote protein, translated as MKKPVAFDAADYLDSEEVIAEYLNVALASEHPDLFLQAIADVAKARGMAQLAKETGLGRESLYKALAPGAKPRYDTVLKVIRALGVELQMTPVPRKA; from the coding sequence ATGAAGAAGCCCGTGGCCTTCGATGCGGCCGACTACCTCGATAGCGAGGAGGTCATCGCCGAGTATCTGAATGTGGCCCTTGCGAGTGAGCATCCCGATCTCTTCCTCCAGGCCATCGCGGATGTGGCGAAGGCGCGAGGGATGGCGCAATTGGCGAAGGAGACGGGCCTGGGTCGCGAGAGTCTCTACAAGGCGTTGGCGCCCGGCGCGAAGCCGCGGTACGATACGGTCTTGAAGGTGATCCGCGCCCTGGGCGTCGAGCTGCAAATGACGCCTGTCCCGCGCAAGGCCTAA
- a CDS encoding type II toxin-antitoxin system RelE/ParE family toxin encodes MSVLLRTTEFDEWLKALRDPIGKARILARLRAAELGHFGDHAAVGEAVFELRIHTGPGYRVYYWREGRVTYWLLCGGDKASQRRDIRQAQALRTKLERER; translated from the coding sequence ATGAGCGTTCTCCTTCGGACGACGGAGTTCGATGAGTGGTTGAAGGCCCTCCGCGACCCGATCGGGAAGGCGCGCATCCTGGCGCGGCTTCGTGCGGCCGAGCTCGGCCACTTCGGGGATCACGCGGCCGTAGGCGAGGCGGTGTTCGAACTCCGGATCCACACCGGACCGGGGTATCGGGTGTACTACTGGCGGGAGGGCCGCGTGACGTACTGGCTGCTGTGTGGCGGTGACAAGGCCAGCCAGCGTCGTGATATTCGGCAGGCCCAAGCGCTGCGGACCAAACTGGAGAGGGAGCGATGA
- a CDS encoding integron integrase → MTGERLLTRVRNRGTVRRYSPRTVDAYVRWIRQYVRFHGMQHPSALGGHQVGEFLTWLARERRIAASTQNQALAALQFLYRDVLEQPLGAIGGFLAAKVPHRLPNVLSRDAVRRVLQQMDGAPLLMASLLYGAGLRLSECCQVRVKDLDLDRKELRVRQGKGGRDRITMVPDALVAPLRAHLRQVRALMARRIAAGGGYVALPGAMDRKAPHASRQWGWCWVFPAAREYREGLSLQRRTHHVHQTVLQRAVAAAARQAGIGQRVGCHTFRHSFATHLLEDGYDIRTVQELLGHRDVSTTMIYTHVLNRGGRGVRSPLDVPKG, encoded by the coding sequence ATGACCGGAGAACGTTTGTTGACCCGTGTGCGGAACCGTGGGACGGTGCGTCGCTACAGTCCGCGCACGGTGGACGCGTATGTCCGATGGATCCGGCAGTATGTGCGGTTTCACGGGATGCAGCATCCCTCTGCATTGGGTGGCCATCAGGTGGGGGAGTTTCTCACCTGGTTGGCGCGCGAGCGGCGGATTGCGGCGTCGACACAGAATCAGGCGCTTGCCGCGCTGCAGTTTCTGTATCGGGACGTACTGGAGCAGCCACTTGGCGCAATCGGTGGCTTTCTGGCGGCCAAGGTTCCGCATCGTCTGCCGAACGTCCTGTCCAGAGATGCAGTGCGGCGTGTATTGCAGCAGATGGATGGCGCCCCGTTGCTGATGGCGTCCCTGTTGTACGGCGCCGGCCTGCGTTTGAGCGAGTGCTGCCAGGTTCGGGTGAAGGATCTCGATCTCGACCGGAAAGAATTGCGGGTTCGCCAGGGAAAGGGCGGGCGTGATCGCATCACCATGGTGCCGGACGCATTGGTCGCTCCCCTGCGGGCGCATCTCCGACAGGTGAGAGCCCTCATGGCACGGCGGATAGCGGCCGGCGGCGGGTACGTGGCCCTGCCTGGGGCAATGGATCGCAAGGCACCCCACGCGAGTCGGCAGTGGGGATGGTGCTGGGTGTTCCCCGCGGCACGCGAGTACCGGGAAGGTCTGAGCCTGCAACGGCGCACGCATCACGTGCATCAGACCGTCCTGCAGCGCGCCGTGGCCGCGGCCGCAAGACAAGCCGGGATAGGACAGCGGGTTGGGTGCCACACATTCCGGCATTCGTTCGCCACGCATCTGCTGGAAGACGGCTACGACATCCGTACGGTGCAGGAGCTACTGGGGCACCGCGATGTCTCGACCACGATGATCTACACGCACGTGCTCAATCGCGGTGGCCGGGGTGTCCGAAGCCCGCTGGATGTGCCGAAGGGGTAG
- a CDS encoding DUF2892 domain-containing protein, with translation MQKNMGTLDRAIRTVLALVIVALYFTGKISGTLAIVLGVIAVAFLVSSLVSWCPMYAPFRFSTRK, from the coding sequence GTGCAGAAGAACATGGGTACGCTGGACCGTGCCATTCGGACCGTGCTCGCGCTGGTGATCGTGGCGTTGTATTTCACCGGCAAGATCAGCGGGACGTTGGCGATCGTGCTGGGTGTGATCGCGGTGGCATTTCTGGTGAGCAGCCTGGTGTCGTGGTGCCCGATGTACGCGCCGTTCCGGTTTTCGACGCGGAAGTAG